The window CCCTCGCCCAGCACATCGACCGGCTGGCCGAGGACCACGTACGGGCGGCCCGGCTGGCCGAGGCGCTGGCGCCGTTCGGGGTGCTGGCCGGCCCGGTCCGGACCAACATCGTGCCGCTGGACCTGACCAAGTTCGCGCTCGACGCACCGGGGTTCGGGGCGGCGGCGCGGGCCGAGGGGGTGCTGGTCTCGGTCCTCGGGCCTCGGATCGCTCGGTTGGTCACGCATCTTGACCTTGACGATGCCGGGGTGGAGCGGGCTGTCGACGTGCTTACTGGGATTTTTCGGCGCTGATCCTGGTTGTGGGGGTGCGCGGGTCGGGATTGGGGGCGGCGTGCCCCACTCTGGGCGGTCAGGCTTGATCCCGACGTGGGGCACGCCGCCCCCAATCCCTGCGTCCGTACCGGGCGGATGCGTGGGCGGGTGCCGGTCCGTCGGGGGTTGGGTTGATCTTTCTGGGTGATTCGGTGCTGTTGCGTGCTTGCTGCTGGTGTGGGGTCAGGGGCGGAGGCGTTTGAGGGTGGCTATGTCGTGGGCGTGGCCCACGTGGCCCTCGGTGGGGGTTTCGGCGACCACGGGGATACCGGCGGTCGCGGGGTGGGTCATCAGTTCGGCGAAGGCGGCCTCGCCGATGCTGCCCTTGCCGATGGTCTCGTGGCGGTCCCGGATGGATCCGCAGGCGTCCCGGGAGTCGTTGGCGTGGATCAGCCAGAGCCGGTCACCGATCGTGGCGACGAGTTCGTCCAGGGTCTCGGTCATGCCGCCGGGTCGGGCCAGGTCGTGCCCGGCCGCCCAGGCGTGACAGGTGTCGAAGCAGATGCCGAGCCACGGGTGCCGCTCGACAATGTCGAGGTAGGGGCCCACCTGCTCGGTCCGGGAGGCGAGTGATCGGCCGCCGCCCGCGGTCGGCTCCATCAGCAGCTTCGGTCCGCCGCTGGCGGCGGCCGAGTCGAGCAGCGGCAGCAGCGACTCGCGTACCTGGGTCATGGCGGTGTCGTAGTAGTCGGCGTCGACCGCGCTACCGGAATGGAAGACCACCCCGGCGGCACCGATGGCGGCGCCCCGGTGCAGGGCGTGAGCCAGCGTGGCGATCGACTTCTCCACCGTCGCCTGCGTCGGTGAGCCGAGGTTCACCAGCAGGGACGCGTGGATGTAGACCGGTACGCCGCGTTGCTCGCAGCCCTCCCGGAAGGCGGCGTCCTGGGCCGGGTCACCCGGCGGCAGGGCCCACCCCCGGGAGTTGCCGACGTAGACCTGCGCCACTTCGGACTCGGCCGCGTCGAGATAGGGCAGGGCGGCCTTGGCCAGCCCACCCGAGGTCGGGGTGTGCGAGCCGATCGGTCGACTGGGTGCGGTTGTCATTCGTGTCACCTGTTGCTCTCGGTCCGACTACCTCGGTGCCGGTGGTCCGGCCACTCAGAAGCAGGTGATCTGGACCTGGCTGCCGGGCGGTACCTGGGTGTTCTCGGGCGGGTTCTGGAGGCCGACCGTCCCGTTCGGATTGAGTTGTACCACCGGGGTGAGCTGTGCCTCCTGTAGGCGCGCCTGCGCCTCGGGACACGGCAGGCCGACAACCCGGGGTACGAGCACCGCCGGCGGACCCTTGCTCACCTTGAGCTTGATCTCGGCACCCTTCTCGACCCCGGTGCCGTTCGGCGGGGTCTGGCCGGTCACCTGGTCCTTGGGCTTGTCCGAGTCCTCGTACTGCTCCACCGGAACCAGTTCGAGGCGCTGGAGTTCGGCCCGGGCGTCGTTGATGTTCTTGCCGACCAGGTTCGGTACGGACAGCGGCGCCCGGCCCTTGCTGACCGTCACGGTGACCTTGTCACCGGGCTTGACCTCGGCACCGA of the Micromonospora sp. NBC_01796 genome contains:
- a CDS encoding deoxyribonuclease IV — its product is MTTAPSRPIGSHTPTSGGLAKAALPYLDAAESEVAQVYVGNSRGWALPPGDPAQDAAFREGCEQRGVPVYIHASLLVNLGSPTQATVEKSIATLAHALHRGAAIGAAGVVFHSGSAVDADYYDTAMTQVRESLLPLLDSAAASGGPKLLMEPTAGGGRSLASRTEQVGPYLDIVERHPWLGICFDTCHAWAAGHDLARPGGMTETLDELVATIGDRLWLIHANDSRDACGSIRDRHETIGKGSIGEAAFAELMTHPATAGIPVVAETPTEGHVGHAHDIATLKRLRP